A genome region from Meleagris gallopavo isolate NT-WF06-2002-E0010 breed Aviagen turkey brand Nicholas breeding stock chromosome 7, Turkey_5.1, whole genome shotgun sequence includes the following:
- the CFLAR gene encoding CASP8 and FADD-like apoptosis regulator, with translation MTKCEVPAILIHQIEEELDKEEDEMMIFLCRDLAPDLATAGLRELLVALNERDKLSFLGLSELLYRVKRFDLLRRILKTEKTTVEANLSRNPRLVPDYRVLMVEINENLEKEEVSSLAFLLKDFTPRMKMAKDKSFLRLVIELEKLNLVAPNQLDLMENCFRNIHRIDLVKKIEKYKQEAFMSSVRSQPVYVNALQASLPNLSLIDPPYNSGFQNMNKEKSQNGEISFQEEPVHMSIQESGPASHKVYRMQSHPLGVCLIIDCVGNDTDMLEDTFRGLDYDVHCHQHLDMSTMSRTLVEVARLQKHRSCDSFICILVSRGNAQNIFCTDSISTGFPLEQIKKYFTADSCPELRGKPKLFFIQSYIVPEDEQEFTSLEIDGNDKKIISNAKMPLKDTIPQVADVFWSQCKVDVSTLEKSPKQSSYYLRCLAELLRNPHKRKLSILDIHTELNRRVYEWNKTTDPSQQYSLLLQHTLRKTLFLSPS, from the exons ATGACTAAGTGCGAAGTACCAGCTATCCTTATTCATCAGATTGAAGAAGAATTGGATAAAGAAGAAGATGAGATGATGATTTTCCTGTGCCGAGACCTTGCCCCTGACTTGGCTACTGCTGGCCTTAGAGAGCTTCTGGTGGCTTTGAATGAAAGGGATAAACTATCTTTTCTTGGTTTGTCTGAGCTGTTGTACAGAGTTAAAAGGTTTGATTTGCTGAGGAGGATCTTGAAGACTGAGAAGACAACAGTGGAAGCTAACCTTAGCAGGAATCCCAGACTTGTCCCTGATTACAG GGTACTAATGGTGGAGATTAATGAGaatctggaaaaagaagaagtgAGTTCTCTTGCTTTTCTACTCAAAGATTTTACTCCTCGAATGAAAATGGCAAAAGATAAg AGTTTTCTTCGTCTAGTAATTGAACTGGAGAAACTGAATTTGGTGGCTCCAAATCAGCTGGATTTGATGGAAAACTGTTTTCGAAATATTCACAGGATTGACCTGGTTAAGAAGATTGAGAAGTATAAGCAAGAAG CTTTCATGTCCTCCGTTCGTTCTCAGCCTGTGTATGTAAATGCCCTTCAGGCATCTCTCCCTAATCTCAGTCTGATTGATCCTCCTTACAATTCAGGG TTTCAGAatatgaacaaagaaaaatcacaaaatggaGAAATCTCATTTCAAG AAGAACCAGTCCATATGTCTATTCAAGAATCAGGACCAGCATCACATAAG GTGTACAGAATGCAAAGTCACCCCTTAGGAGTATGCCTGATTATAGACTGTGTTGGTAATGACACGG atatGTTGGAAGACACTTTCAGAGGCTTAGACTATGATGTTCATTGTCACCAGCACTTAGATATGTCCACCATGAGTAGAACATTGGTTGAAGTTGCAAGGTTACAGAAGCACAGGAGTTGTGACAGCTTCATATGCATATTGGTCAGCCGTGGAAATGCTCAGAACATCTTCTGTACAGACAGCATCTCTACTGGATTCCCTTTggagcaaataaaaaaatactttacagCAGATTCATGTCCTGAACTCCGAGGAAAACCAAAGCTCTTCTTTATTCAGAGCTACATTGTGCCAGAAGATGAGCAAGAATTTACTAGTCTGGAAATAGATGGAAATGATAAGAAAATCATCTCTAATGCAAAAATGCCCTTGAAAGACACTATTCCCCAAGTAGCAGATGTCTTTTGGAGTCAGTGCAAGGTGGATGTGTCTACACTAGAAAAATCTCCAAAACAATCCTCGTATTATCTGCGTTGTCTGGCTGAGCTACTCCGCAATCCTCATAAAAG GAAACTCTCTATATTAGATATCCATACGGAACTGAACAGAAGAGTCTATGAATGGAATAAGACAACTGACCCAAGCCAGCAATACTCACTTCTGCTCCAGCACACACTgaggaaaacactttttctttctcccagttAA
- the CASP10 gene encoding caspase-10, with product MEDVDSLQFRQLLLLIDENLGAEDVAALKFLCTDLIPFRKLESVQSAMDIFQLLIDEDYLNEKDTFLLAELLYRIKYHSLLSSLGYTKEKVQECLCEKGKVSPYRQMLYELSENITNEMLQEIVFLLRNHLPKRHRITSALELLILLEKQGLLSENNVQTLEEVFRNVSPDLLETINCYRMANVSLSQQENALPVEESSPSYAVGIRIFNSPQETSNQIKFVSSSVHDHHIEEPGSPWEHTGNVNSVPGRQDNRVPNLTQVFSKTNLQLSGGFSGVENESKVSTYKMDGPQRGICLVINNVKFDGVLQERKGSYKDAWELERVFKWLGLDVRTYTDQTSDQIKELMQAWQRSEDHKDRDCFVCCILSHGESGAVYGKDGKLVSIRTIMTYFTAKQCPQLTEKPKLFFIQACQGKEIQRPVYIETDARVPDFSSVQQSISPSESIPEEADFLLGMATIDGYASFRHVQQGTWYIQALCSKLQLLVPRGEDILSILTEVNEDVSKRVDHSGIRKQMPQPAYTLRRRLIFPIPRDPPPSQ from the exons ATGGAGGATGTTGACAGCTTGCAGTTTCGTCAGCTGCTCCTGCTCATCGATGAAAATTTGGGGGCTGAAGATGTAGCAGCATTAAAATTTCTCTGTACTGACTTGATCCCCTTCAGAAAACTAGAAAGCGTGCAGTCAGCAATGgacatttttcagcttcttataGATGAAGATTATCTGAATGAGAAAGATACTTTCCTGCTAGCTGAATTGTTATACAGAATTAAATATCACTCCTTGCTCAGTTCCCTTGGCTATACCAAGGAGAAAGTGCAAGAATGTCTGTGTGAGAAGGGAAAAGTGTCTCCGTATAG GCAGATGCTGTATGAATTGTCAGAGAACATTACCAATGAGATGTTGCAGGAAATTGTATTCCTCCTGAGAAACCATCTTCCAAAGCGACACAGAATTACT TCTGCTTTGGAGTTGCTGATTTTATTGGAAAAACAGGGTCTTTTATCTGAAAACAATGTGCAGACACTGGAGGAAGTCTTTAGAAATGTTTCACCTGATCTCCTGGAAACAATAAACTGCTACAGAATGGCAAATG tgTCTCTGTCTCAACAAGAGAATGCTCTTCCAGTCGAGGAATCTTCACCATCTTACGCTGTAGGCATCAGAATATTCAATTCCCCTCAG GAGACctcaaatcaaatcaaatttGTCAGTTCCAGTGTCCATG ATCATCATATTGAAGAACCTGGGAGCCCGTGGGAACATACTGGAAATGTGAACTCTGTACCTGGCAGGCAAG ATAACAGAGTGCCTAATCTTACACAAGTCTTCTCTAAAACGAACCTGCAGCTGTCTGGAGGATTCAGCGGTGTAGAAAATGAATCCAAG GTGTCAACTTACAAAATGGATGGGCCACAGAGAGGAATTTGTCTCGTTATTAATAATGTTAAATTTGATGGGGTTCTTCAAGAGAGAAAGGGTTCTTATAAAGATGCCT GGGAATTGGAGAGAGTATTCAAATGGCTTGGTCTGGATGTGAGGACTTACACAGATCAGACATCTGATCAGATTAAAGAACTGATGCAAGCATGGCAGCGTTCAGAAGACCACAAGGATAGggactgttttgtttgttgcattCTATCTCATGGAGAGTCAGGAGCAGTGTATGGGAAAGATGGGAAGCTTGTATCAATCCGCACTATCATGACCTACTTCACTGCCAAACAATGTCCACAGTTGACTGaaaaacccaaactgttctTTATCCAAGCATGCCAAGGTAAAGAGATACAGCGCCCTGTCTATATTGAAACTGATGCACGAGTTCCTGACTTCTCTTCTGTACAACAGAGCATTTCTCCTTCTGAAAGTATTCCTGAAGAGGCTGATTTCCTCCTAGGCATGGCCACAATTGACGGATATGCTTCTTTCCGACATGTTCAGCAGGGTACTTGGTATATTCAGGCCTTGTGCAGCAAGCTACAGTTGTTGGTACCAAg GGGTGAAGATATTTTGTCCATCCTCACAGAAGTTAATGAAGATGTTAGCAAGCGTGTTGACCATAGTGGGATAAGGAAGCAGATGCCCCAGCCAGCATATACCTTAAGAAGAAGACTTATATTCCCAATACCTAGAGACCCTCCTCCTTCACAGTGA
- the LOC100541513 gene encoding caspase-8: MSSDFRKLLFDISEALATEELAALKFLSLEHVPVRKQEDTEEPKAFFEVLKEKGMIEVGDLFFLKELLYRINRIDLLASHLGSSREEMERELQVPGKAKVSAYRQLLYGIAENLTPDDVRSVKFLLQEKLPKNKLRDNASMLKILVEMERNGIIKEDDLTMLKSILKVFRADLKIKIDNYEEKTKENDSNENLSFPVCVSTHPPGQGAEGGCVESYKMENNPHGYCVILNNYRFKNPDETREGTVEDGKALKRVFKWLQFDTTEYMDLEAKQIFAKVKEYSKKDHSNMDCFVCFILSHGEKDKIKGTDREHVNIKDLLSCFSGSNCPSLAGKPKLFFIQACQGCVGHPAVTVKEDSSGHLEMDAIPLPSIPDQSDVLVGMATVEDFECYRSIEMGSVYIQCLCEKMELLCPLHKDLMTILTEVNKEVGRRVLNGWKQMPKITSTLRKQLIFQIPQCQSIEKQEK; the protein is encoded by the exons ATGAGTTCAGACTTCCGGAAACTCCTTTTTGACATTTCTGAGGCTTTGGCCACAGAAGAATTGGCAGCTCTAAAGTTTCTCAGCTTGGAGCATGTCCCTGTGAGGAAGCAGGAAGATACTGAGGAGCCCAAAGCTTTCTTTGAAGtgctgaaggagaaagggaTGATCGAGGTGGGGGACCTGTTCTTCTTGAAGGAGCTGCTCTACCGGATCAATCGGATAGACCTTCTGGCTTCCCACCTGGGCTCCAGCcgagaggagatggagagggaGCTCCAGGTCCCAGGGAAGGCAAAGGTGTCAGCCTATAG ACAACTGCTATACGGAATTGCTGAGAACTTAACTCCAGATGATGTCAGGAGTGTAAAATTCCTGCTGCAAGAAAAATTGCCAAAGAACAAGCTACGGGATAATGCT tCAATGTTGAAGATATTagtggaaatggaaagaaatgggaTAATTAAGGAAGATGACCTAACAATGTTGAAGAGTATATTAAAGGTATTTAGAGCTGACCTAAAGATCAAAATTGATaactatgaagaaaaaacaaaag AAAATGATTCTAACGAAAATCTGAGCTTTCCAGTCTGTGTGTCTACGCATCCACCAGGACAAGGAGCAGAGGGTGGG TGTGTGGAATCATATAAGATGGAAAATAACCCCCATGGTTACTGTGTGATTCTGAACAACTACCGTTTTAAAAATCCAGATGAAACCAGAGAAGGAACAGTGGAAGATGGAa aagctCTGAAGAGAGTATTTAAATGGCTTCAGTTTGACACAACTGAGTACATGGATCTAGAAGCAAAGCAAATCTTTGCAAAAGTTAAAGAATACAGCAAAAAAGATCATAGCAACATGGactgttttgtttgcttcattCTTTCACATGGTGAGAAGGACAAAATAAAAGGCACTGATCGTGAACATGTAAATATTAAAGATTTACTCTCCTGCTTCAGTGGATCTAATTGTCCTTCTCTTGCTGGCAAGCCCAAGCTATTTTTCATACAGGCGTGCCAAGGCTGTGTAGGTCATCCAGCTGTTACAGTAAAGGAAGACTCTTCTGGTCATCTTGAGATGGATGCTATCCCTCTGCCTTCTATTCCTGACCAGTCTGATGTTCTGGTTGGCATGGCTACTGTGGAAGATTTTGAGTGCTACCGTTCTATAGAGATGGGCAGTGTTTACATTCAGTGCCTCTGTGAAAAGATGGAGCTACTTTGCCCACT TCACAAGGATCTCATGACCATTCTGACAGAAGTGAACAAGGAAGTGGGAAGAAGAGTATTAAATGGGTGGAAACAGATGCCAAAGATAACATCAACCCTACGGAAACAACTTATTTTCCAAATTCCACAATGCCAGTCAattgaaaagcaggaaaaataa